Proteins from a genomic interval of Desulfovibrio piger:
- a CDS encoding FAD-dependent oxidoreductase: MKEPRGYEYTTDLLVVGCGFSGMWAAMRAKDFLDDVLVVDKGPRDWGGLGGLSGGDMIVKQPDMNLDDLLDDLVYYYDGLADQKLLGQILTQSYDRFMDFENWGHKFVRNDKGELCFIPQRALDYMRFYYYHPYGMGGIDKARLLKRECEKRGVRRLGRVVITDVITDGERVTGAVGFHAQSGKPVYIRARAVLLATNTGGWKPSYHQNTPASEGVSIAWNAGCAMRNFEFWKVWNVPVDFAWEGQTGLLPKGARFLNNKGEDFMLKYSPKFGAKADPHYNTRGMICEVRAGNGPILFDCSKMSAEDVETMRPRAGWMGLNDKKLRAMGMDFFAQKLEWMPQVRHTYGGIVADLDGATAIKGLYAAGLARNPDPGVYMGGWATCITATTGYSAGEAAARFVEGHDAVPFDKAYAADRLNGILRYLGRDGIAPKDVIADMREVMSAPDVALMKTGRGLSRGLDRVAEVREEFLPELGARDAHELAKLFEATSTVLLTDLCLTAALARKESRAGHYREDYPQRDNTNWLKWIEQRQVDGRHELHTVPVPLDDYPVKPYRYYMDNFTWPEPPRAD; the protein is encoded by the coding sequence ATGAAAGAACCCAGAGGATACGAATACACGACGGACCTGCTCGTGGTCGGGTGTGGTTTCAGTGGCATGTGGGCGGCCATGCGCGCCAAGGATTTTCTTGACGACGTGCTGGTGGTGGACAAGGGCCCCCGTGACTGGGGCGGCCTTGGCGGCCTTTCGGGCGGCGACATGATCGTCAAGCAGCCCGACATGAACCTTGATGACCTGCTGGACGATCTGGTCTATTACTACGATGGCCTGGCCGACCAGAAGCTGCTGGGGCAGATCCTGACCCAGTCCTATGACCGCTTCATGGATTTTGAGAACTGGGGCCACAAGTTCGTCCGCAACGACAAGGGCGAGCTGTGCTTCATCCCCCAGCGTGCGCTGGATTACATGCGCTTCTATTACTACCATCCCTACGGCATGGGCGGCATCGACAAGGCCCGCCTGCTCAAGCGGGAGTGCGAAAAGCGCGGCGTGCGCCGTCTGGGCCGTGTGGTCATCACCGACGTCATCACCGACGGCGAGCGCGTCACCGGTGCCGTGGGCTTCCACGCCCAGAGCGGCAAGCCCGTCTACATCCGGGCCCGTGCCGTGCTGCTGGCCACCAATACCGGCGGCTGGAAGCCTTCCTACCATCAGAACACCCCTGCCAGCGAAGGCGTGAGCATCGCCTGGAACGCCGGCTGCGCCATGCGCAACTTCGAGTTCTGGAAGGTCTGGAACGTGCCGGTGGATTTTGCCTGGGAGGGACAGACCGGTCTGTTGCCCAAGGGGGCCCGCTTCCTCAACAACAAGGGCGAAGACTTCATGCTCAAGTATTCCCCCAAGTTCGGCGCCAAGGCCGACCCGCATTACAATACGCGCGGCATGATCTGCGAAGTGCGCGCCGGTAACGGCCCCATCCTTTTCGACTGCAGCAAGATGTCGGCCGAAGACGTGGAGACCATGCGCCCGCGTGCGGGATGGATGGGCCTTAACGACAAGAAGCTGCGGGCCATGGGCATGGACTTTTTCGCCCAGAAGCTGGAGTGGATGCCGCAGGTGCGCCATACCTACGGCGGCATCGTGGCCGATCTGGACGGCGCCACGGCCATCAAGGGCCTGTACGCCGCCGGTCTGGCCCGCAACCCCGACCCCGGTGTCTACATGGGCGGCTGGGCCACCTGCATCACGGCCACCACGGGTTATTCCGCCGGTGAGGCCGCGGCCCGTTTCGTGGAAGGCCATGACGCCGTCCCCTTCGACAAGGCCTATGCCGCTGACCGCCTGAACGGCATCCTGCGTTATCTGGGACGTGACGGCATCGCGCCCAAGGACGTCATCGCCGACATGCGCGAAGTCATGAGCGCGCCCGACGTGGCCCTGATGAAGACGGGGCGCGGCCTGAGCCGTGGCCTTGATCGTGTGGCCGAAGTGCGGGAAGAGTTCCTGCCCGAGCTGGGGGCCCGCGATGCCCACGAGCTGGCCAAGCTCTTTGAAGCGACCTCCACCGTGCTGCTGACGGATCTGTGCCTGACCGCGGCCCTGGCCCGCAAGGAATCCCGTGCCGGTCATTACCGCGAGGATTACCCCCAGCGTGACAATACCAACTGGCTCAAGTGGATCGAACAGCGGCAGGTGGACGGACGGCATGAGCTGCACACCGTGCCCGTGCCCCTGGATGACTATCCCGTGAAGCCGTACCGCTATTACATGGACAACTTCACCTGGCCCGAACCTCCGCGTGCGGACTAG
- a CDS encoding SLC13 family permease: protein MSATTPEKKAPLSLAYYVHSLVCLCIMFGFGLLDPVEPLTPLGMRLVGVFLGVLYGWVFIEIVWPSLAGLLAMMLVGGMKPVTLLNNSFGHPIVQMMFFIFVFCATINHYGLSRFISLWFITRKFVAGRPWLFSFTFLASIFILGALTSASPAALIGWSILYGVCEVCGYKKGDSYPTMMVFGIVFAAQIGQSMIPFKQVALTVFSAYETMSGMGIDYAKYMLIACLICLLCALFFIVLGKYIFRPDMSKLLNLEADKLDTDGSLNLTGVQKTVLLFLFLLVLLLLAPNFLPADFFLTRFLKAIGNTGIVILLVTVMAAIKVEGKPLLNFKVMVDSGVTWGIVLLLAFVQPLTIAMAAPGSGITDFLMQLLTPFFGESSSITFALFIGFAAVALTQVMNNGAVGVVLMPVIHSFCQASGMAPELPLIMVVMGVHFAFLTPAASASAALLHGNEWCNTKAIWKSSPLAILGAYAATAIVTLLLGSLLYS from the coding sequence ATGTCAGCAACGACCCCGGAGAAGAAAGCTCCCCTGTCTCTTGCCTATTATGTCCACAGCCTCGTCTGTCTGTGCATCATGTTCGGCTTCGGCCTGCTGGACCCTGTGGAACCCCTGACCCCGCTGGGGATGCGCCTGGTGGGCGTGTTCCTGGGGGTGCTGTACGGCTGGGTGTTCATCGAGATCGTCTGGCCCAGCCTGGCCGGTCTGCTGGCCATGATGCTGGTGGGCGGCATGAAGCCCGTGACCCTGCTGAACAACAGTTTCGGCCACCCCATCGTGCAGATGATGTTCTTCATCTTCGTCTTCTGCGCCACCATCAACCACTACGGTCTGTCGCGCTTCATCTCCCTCTGGTTCATCACGCGCAAATTCGTGGCGGGCAGGCCGTGGCTGTTCAGCTTCACCTTCCTGGCTTCCATCTTCATCCTGGGGGCGCTGACCAGTGCCTCTCCGGCGGCGCTCATCGGCTGGAGCATCCTGTACGGCGTGTGCGAGGTCTGCGGCTACAAGAAGGGCGACAGCTATCCGACCATGATGGTCTTCGGCATCGTCTTCGCCGCCCAGATCGGCCAGTCCATGATCCCCTTCAAGCAGGTGGCCCTGACCGTGTTCAGTGCTTATGAGACCATGTCCGGCATGGGCATCGACTATGCCAAGTACATGCTCATCGCCTGCCTCATCTGCCTGCTGTGCGCCCTGTTCTTCATCGTGCTCGGCAAGTACATCTTCCGTCCCGACATGAGCAAGCTGCTCAATCTGGAAGCGGACAAGCTGGATACCGACGGCAGTCTGAACCTGACCGGCGTGCAGAAGACCGTGCTCCTTTTCCTCTTCCTGCTGGTGCTGCTGCTCCTGGCCCCCAACTTCCTGCCTGCGGACTTCTTCCTGACCCGCTTCCTCAAGGCCATCGGCAATACGGGTATCGTCATCCTGCTGGTGACCGTCATGGCGGCCATCAAGGTGGAAGGCAAGCCCCTGCTGAATTTCAAGGTCATGGTGGACTCCGGCGTCACCTGGGGCATCGTGCTGCTGCTGGCCTTCGTGCAGCCCCTGACCATCGCCATGGCGGCCCCGGGCAGCGGCATCACGGACTTTCTCATGCAGCTGCTGACGCCTTTCTTCGGCGAGAGCTCTTCCATCACGTTTGCCCTGTTCATCGGCTTCGCCGCCGTGGCCCTGACCCAGGTCATGAACAACGGCGCCGTGGGCGTGGTGCTCATGCCTGTCATCCACAGCTTCTGCCAGGCCTCCGGTATGGCGCCGGAGCTGCCGCTCATCATGGTGGTCATGGGCGTCCACTTCGCTTTCCTGACGCCTGCCGCCAGTGCCAGTGCGGCCCTGCTGCACGGCAACGAATGGTGCAATACCAAGGCCATCTGGAAGTCCTCGCCCCTCGCCATCCTGGGCGCTTACGCGGCCACGGCCATCGTGACCCTGCTGCTGGGCAGCCTGCTGTATTCCTAG
- a CDS encoding NAD(P)H-hydrate dehydratase has product MWIIAGTIPDPDFSLLVPEGPAPRSASLSEAGLHLPDGRTVPVERGTAALAATALQTCAALGCTPPALLLAGDTGSGSGSRRLYAWLEKALPALAPRGLTFHYLFPDVDWHNRLLLAVRELENAPLMVADAGFMYVAKMSGYADAYELFTPDVGELAFLADEKAPHPFYTRGFLLAEEQNIPVLLARAQEHGNCPANLIIKGKADHIIHEGRLHAVVDSPSVPAMECIGGTGDIVTGLVTGLLCAGLPTATAALAAARLARLLAAHCRPDPSTPVSRLIAALPEVLPRSRDEILALGRA; this is encoded by the coding sequence ATGTGGATCATAGCCGGAACCATCCCCGACCCTGATTTTTCTCTGCTGGTGCCGGAAGGCCCCGCCCCGCGTAGCGCCAGCCTTTCGGAAGCGGGCCTGCACCTGCCTGACGGCCGTACCGTGCCCGTGGAACGGGGCACCGCGGCCCTGGCAGCCACGGCCCTGCAGACCTGCGCGGCCCTTGGCTGCACGCCCCCTGCCCTGCTGCTGGCCGGGGATACCGGCTCCGGTTCCGGCAGCCGCCGGCTCTATGCCTGGCTGGAAAAAGCCCTGCCCGCCCTGGCCCCGCGCGGCCTGACCTTCCATTACCTTTTTCCCGACGTGGACTGGCACAACCGCCTGCTGCTGGCTGTCCGGGAACTGGAGAACGCGCCCCTGATGGTGGCCGATGCGGGCTTCATGTATGTGGCCAAGATGAGCGGCTATGCCGATGCCTACGAACTTTTCACCCCGGACGTGGGCGAACTGGCCTTCCTGGCGGATGAAAAAGCGCCCCACCCCTTCTATACGCGCGGCTTCCTGCTGGCCGAGGAACAGAACATCCCCGTGCTGCTGGCCCGGGCACAGGAGCACGGCAACTGCCCGGCCAATCTGATCATCAAGGGCAAGGCCGACCATATCATCCACGAAGGCCGCCTCCACGCCGTGGTGGACAGTCCCTCGGTCCCGGCCATGGAGTGCATCGGCGGTACCGGGGACATCGTGACCGGCCTCGTCACCGGCCTGCTGTGCGCCGGTCTGCCCACCGCCACGGCCGCCCTGGCCGCCGCACGTCTGGCCCGCCTGCTGGCCGCCCATTGCCGGCCCGATCCGTCCACACCTGTGAGCCGCCTCATCGCCGCCCTGCCCGAGGTCCTGCCCCGCAGCAGGGACGAGATCCTCGCCCTGGGCCGGGCCTGA
- a CDS encoding DUF3343 domain-containing protein, with amino-acid sequence MTSKHSLFSSLGRRLGGLFKKESAPDAGPRALSDRGLLAFSHTGDVIRAERLLRQQGFDVDVKGPPPQMRTGCDMVVVFPLIRQAAVLASLKTADLEPEQVVSAHDVLLEPVSLFQTSRLEHWLMVRAANMKITVDCRDRRIVNISGGGCPDVPWLAHCLCGKTLDTAPEPLSMGQTLCCYSLQKAFEEIRRQLACGS; translated from the coding sequence ATGACCTCGAAGCATTCCCTTTTTTCCTCTCTCGGTCGCCGTCTGGGCGGCCTGTTCAAAAAAGAGTCCGCTCCCGATGCAGGCCCCCGCGCCCTTTCCGACCGGGGCCTGCTGGCTTTTTCCCATACGGGCGACGTCATCCGGGCCGAACGCCTGCTGCGGCAGCAGGGCTTTGACGTAGACGTCAAGGGCCCGCCCCCGCAGATGCGTACCGGCTGCGACATGGTGGTGGTCTTCCCGCTCATCCGCCAGGCCGCAGTGCTGGCCAGCCTGAAAACGGCCGATCTGGAGCCGGAACAGGTGGTCAGCGCCCATGACGTGCTGCTGGAGCCCGTGTCCCTGTTCCAGACCAGCCGTCTGGAACACTGGCTCATGGTACGCGCGGCCAACATGAAGATCACGGTGGACTGCCGCGACCGGCGCATCGTCAACATCTCCGGCGGCGGCTGCCCGGACGTGCCCTGGCTGGCCCACTGCCTGTGCGGCAAAACGCTGGATACGGCCCCCGAACCGCTGAGCATGGGGCAGACCCTGTGCTGCTACAGCCTGCAAAAAGCCTTTGAGGAGATACGGAGACAGCTCGCATGTGGATCATAG
- a CDS encoding sulfurtransferase TusA family protein, translating into MATLIDTCGLSCPQPVLMFLTAAKKQPEGPFSVLVDNEASLENVTRAARNSGFDVTESEENGIWRLEISRQA; encoded by the coding sequence ATGGCGACCCTTATCGATACTTGCGGGCTCTCCTGCCCCCAGCCTGTCCTGATGTTCCTGACCGCTGCCAAGAAGCAGCCCGAAGGTCCTTTCTCCGTCCTGGTGGACAATGAGGCCAGCCTCGAGAACGTGACCCGCGCGGCCCGCAACAGCGGCTTCGATGTGACGGAAAGTGAAGAGAACGGCATCTGGCGGCTGGAGATCAGCCGTCAGGCCTAA
- the yedE gene encoding YedE family putative selenium transporter, with product MKNSFNFFSSTTGIVVTGLILGLIAVFLQFSGNPGNMGICVVCFNRDIAGAVGLHRAPIVQYLRPEIMGMVLGSLAAALCFGEYRARGGSAPAVRFLLGVIAAIGALVFLGCPWRVIMRLAGGDANALFGLAGLVVGIGLGTVFFRMGFSLGRSQSQSKASGLILPGIMLALVAVYLFNPPMEGQAQNGVLFYSLKGPGSMHAPFLLSLGAGLLVGFLAQRSRFCTMGAVRDVLLFNQWHLALGFLAMLAAALVANLAIGGFHPGFEGQPVAHTDGLWNFLGMVTAGLAFALAGGCPGRQLFMAGEGDNDAAVFVVGLIVGAACAHNFGMASSTAGIGPNGMLGALGGLAVCLLIGFFNCKRGA from the coding sequence ATGAAAAACAGCTTCAATTTCTTCTCGTCCACCACGGGCATCGTGGTCACGGGCCTTATCCTGGGCCTGATCGCCGTCTTTTTGCAGTTCTCCGGCAACCCCGGCAACATGGGCATCTGCGTGGTCTGCTTCAACCGCGACATCGCAGGGGCCGTGGGCCTGCACCGCGCGCCCATCGTCCAGTACCTGCGTCCCGAGATCATGGGCATGGTGCTGGGCTCTCTGGCCGCTGCCCTCTGCTTTGGCGAATACCGCGCCCGCGGCGGCTCCGCTCCGGCCGTCCGCTTCCTGCTGGGCGTCATCGCAGCCATCGGCGCCCTGGTCTTCCTGGGCTGCCCCTGGCGCGTCATCATGCGTCTGGCCGGCGGCGACGCCAACGCCCTGTTCGGCCTGGCCGGCCTGGTGGTCGGCATCGGTCTGGGCACGGTCTTCTTCCGCATGGGCTTCTCCCTGGGCCGCAGCCAGAGCCAGAGCAAGGCATCCGGCCTGATCCTGCCCGGCATCATGCTCGCCCTGGTCGCCGTCTATCTGTTCAACCCGCCCATGGAAGGACAGGCCCAGAACGGCGTCCTCTTCTACTCCCTCAAGGGCCCCGGCTCCATGCACGCCCCCTTCCTGCTCTCGCTCGGTGCCGGTCTGCTGGTGGGCTTCCTGGCCCAGCGCAGCCGCTTCTGCACCATGGGCGCCGTGCGTGACGTCCTGTTGTTCAACCAGTGGCATCTGGCCCTGGGTTTCCTGGCCATGCTGGCCGCCGCGCTGGTGGCCAATCTGGCCATCGGCGGCTTCCATCCCGGTTTTGAAGGCCAGCCCGTGGCCCATACCGACGGCCTGTGGAACTTCCTGGGCATGGTGACGGCCGGTCTGGCCTTTGCCCTGGCCGGCGGCTGCCCCGGCCGCCAGCTCTTCATGGCCGGTGAAGGCGACAACGACGCGGCCGTGTTCGTGGTCGGTCTCATCGTGGGCGCGGCCTGCGCCCATAACTTCGGCATGGCCTCCAGCACGGCGGGGATCGGTCCCAACGGCATGCTGGGCGCCCTGGGCGGCCTGGCCGTCTGCCTGCTCATCGGTTTCTTCAATTGCAAGCGAGGTGCGTAA
- the pyrR gene encoding bifunctional pyr operon transcriptional regulator/uracil phosphoribosyltransferase PyrR, with the protein MPTTLLLDKEEMTRILERLACEVLERHGQCERVMLVGIERRGADLARRLGALMQQKLQRPLPLGTLDINLYRDDWTSLEGKPHIGQSRITAPVDNAEIILIDDVLFSGRTIRAALEALLDYGRPRKVELLVLVDRGHRELPIQADYIGRSVDTRPQEQVDVLLEERDGRDEVLLTAKN; encoded by the coding sequence ATGCCCACGACATTGCTGCTGGACAAAGAGGAAATGACCCGTATTCTGGAACGTCTTGCCTGCGAAGTGCTGGAACGGCACGGGCAGTGCGAGCGCGTCATGCTGGTGGGCATCGAACGCCGCGGCGCCGACCTGGCCCGCCGCCTGGGCGCCCTGATGCAGCAGAAGCTGCAGCGCCCCCTGCCCCTGGGCACGCTGGACATCAACCTGTACCGTGACGACTGGACCAGCCTGGAAGGCAAGCCCCACATCGGCCAGTCGCGCATCACCGCCCCGGTGGACAACGCGGAGATCATCCTTATAGATGACGTGCTGTTCAGCGGACGCACCATCCGTGCCGCCCTGGAGGCCCTGCTGGATTACGGCCGTCCCCGCAAGGTGGAGCTGCTGGTGCTCGTGGACCGCGGCCACCGCGAACTGCCCATCCAGGCCGACTACATCGGCCGCAGCGTGGACACCCGCCCGCAGGAGCAGGTGGACGTCCTGCTGGAAGAACGGGACGGACGGGATGAAGTCCTGCTGACCGCCAAGAACTGA
- a CDS encoding IscA/HesB family protein, whose protein sequence is MLTLTDAAQKELEGFFADREKATVRIYLAPGGCSGPRLALALDEAGENDTWIEQGGFAFCINNELLQQVKSVSIDANYLGFLVTPEVPLPSSGGSACGGCCGACGSHQ, encoded by the coding sequence ATGCTTACGTTGACCGATGCCGCCCAGAAGGAACTGGAAGGTTTTTTTGCCGACAGGGAAAAAGCGACCGTTCGCATCTACCTTGCCCCCGGCGGCTGCTCCGGCCCGCGCCTTGCTCTGGCGCTGGACGAAGCCGGTGAGAACGATACCTGGATCGAACAGGGCGGTTTTGCCTTCTGCATCAACAATGAACTTTTGCAGCAGGTGAAAAGCGTCAGTATCGATGCCAACTACCTTGGCTTTCTGGTGACCCCCGAAGTGCCCCTGCCGTCGTCGGGCGGCAGCGCCTGCGGCGGTTGCTGCGGTGCCTGCGGCAGCCACCAGTAG
- a CDS encoding IscA/HesB family protein — protein sequence MITLSENARKELEAYFADKERQTIRVYLAPGGCSGPRLVLALDEPGDEDARFEQDGFAFCINKELLQQVKSVSIDLSYLGFTVTPEVPLPSSGGSSCGGCCGSCGSHQ from the coding sequence ATGATCACTTTGTCTGAAAATGCCCGCAAAGAGCTGGAAGCCTATTTTGCGGACAAGGAACGCCAGACCATCCGTGTGTATCTCGCTCCCGGCGGCTGCTCCGGCCCCCGGCTCGTCCTGGCTCTGGACGAACCCGGAGACGAGGACGCCAGGTTCGAACAGGACGGCTTTGCGTTCTGCATCAACAAGGAATTGCTGCAACAGGTGAAGAGCGTCAGCATAGACTTGAGCTATCTGGGCTTCACCGTGACCCCCGAAGTGCCCCTGCCTTCGTCGGGCGGCAGTTCCTGCGGCGGTTGCTGCGGCAGCTGCGGCAGTCATCAGTAG
- a CDS encoding IscA/HesB family protein, with translation MITLSENARKELEAYFADKERQSIRVFLAPGGUSGPRLALALDEPNAQDSTEEVDGFTFCMATDLVAQIKGVKIDMTYMGFTVDPEVPLASSGSSCGSCGSSCGSH, from the coding sequence ATGATCACTCTGTCTGAAAACGCTCGTAAAGAGCTGGAAGCCTACTTCGCGGACAAGGAACGCCAGTCCATCCGCGTGTTTCTTGCCCCCGGCGGCTGAAGCGGCCCGCGTCTCGCCCTGGCTCTGGATGAGCCTAACGCACAGGACAGCACCGAGGAAGTTGACGGTTTCACCTTCTGCATGGCCACCGACCTGGTGGCGCAGATCAAGGGCGTCAAGATTGATATGACCTACATGGGATTCACCGTGGATCCCGAGGTGCCGCTGGCCTCTTCCGGCAGCAGCTGCGGCAGTTGCGGCAGCAGCTGCGGCAGTCACTAG